In a single window of the Delftia tsuruhatensis genome:
- a CDS encoding cupin domain-containing protein, with protein MKVSKTHQEFHPVDMDTEGWNVPPGYPQGIEQKILSGHLDEHRKEGFRTRLLRFRPGVYTTKPFVHDYFEEVYLVEGDLTVGNDENGQGGEAFRPHTYACRPPGAFHGPFKSNNGCVLVELHYYVDRPQGVHPVR; from the coding sequence ATGAAAGTCAGCAAGACCCACCAGGAGTTCCATCCCGTGGACATGGACACCGAGGGCTGGAACGTGCCGCCGGGCTACCCCCAGGGCATCGAGCAGAAGATTCTCTCGGGCCACCTCGACGAGCACAGGAAGGAGGGCTTTCGCACGCGGCTGCTGCGCTTCAGGCCCGGTGTCTACACCACCAAGCCCTTCGTCCATGACTACTTCGAGGAGGTGTACCTGGTGGAGGGTGACCTGACCGTGGGCAATGACGAGAACGGACAGGGCGGCGAAGCCTTCAGGCCGCACACCTATGCCTGCCGTCCGCCCGGAGCCTTCCATGGACCGTTCAAGTCGAACAACGGCTGTGTCCTGGTGGAGCTGCACTACTACGTTGACAGGCCGCAGGGCGTCCATCCCGTGCGCTGA
- a CDS encoding flavin reductase family protein, with protein sequence MANALDPRALRNAFGHYTTGVVVVTTTTAQGHKVGVTVNSFTSVSLDPPLVLFCLLNRSNAYQTWAQARHFTMNILTADQQAVSNAFARPSQSSPWDLVAHTTGANGCPLVSAAAASLECALHEHLPGGDHLILVGRVTAVHTAASHAVPLAFYRGQYGTYWGVDFGAPPADSSLSDMVMAGFG encoded by the coding sequence GTGGCCAACGCCCTGGATCCCCGCGCACTGCGAAACGCCTTTGGCCACTACACCACCGGCGTGGTGGTGGTGACCACCACCACGGCCCAGGGGCACAAGGTGGGCGTGACGGTGAATTCCTTCACCTCTGTCTCGCTCGACCCGCCACTGGTGCTGTTTTGCCTGCTCAACCGCTCCAACGCCTACCAGACCTGGGCGCAGGCGCGCCACTTCACCATGAACATCCTGACGGCGGATCAGCAGGCGGTCTCCAACGCGTTCGCCCGCCCATCGCAGAGCAGCCCGTGGGATCTTGTGGCGCACACCACGGGGGCCAACGGTTGCCCGCTGGTCAGCGCAGCCGCGGCGAGCCTCGAATGCGCGCTGCACGAGCACTTGCCCGGCGGGGACCACCTGATCCTCGTCGGTCGGGTCACCGCCGTGCACACCGCTGCCTCGCATGCCGTGCCGCTGGCGTTCTACCGGGGCCAATACGGCACGTACTGGGGCGTCGATTTCGGCGCACCGCCGGCGGACAGCTCGCTGTCCGACATGGTCATGGCCGGGTTCGGCTGA
- a CDS encoding 4-hydroxyphenylacetate 3-hydroxylase family protein, whose amino-acid sequence MVKNGQMHLDSLRDGREVHIDGQRVQDHVEHPAFRQAIRSAAGLYDYQARPGNIERMTFRSPTSGDQVSRMWQLPTSHAELVERRKALEAWAEQTCGFLGRSPDHVASCIGGMVMGLDVFERYDPRRAKALQGYYEYARDNDLYLTYVIVNPQADRGKDAGQQADGLIASVVDEDAQGITIKGAKMLGTASPMSNEVFVGAMQPLKPGEESMSFSACIPLNAKGVKCFSRKSFEAASTSTFDSPLASRFDENDAIIYFDEVKVPWERVFVHNNVQMAQAQWHVAPTHLYQNYQCQIRFTVKSRFLLGLARKIAEVNGVIKFPQVQEALGQIAAEVAMVEGLLHGMEVAGTHHGRYYVPNRQMLYSAMVITQQLYPRLMTQIRELAGGGMIMLPSSFRDLLSPEIAPYIEKTQKSPVTDHVGRVKLFKLAWDAVGSEFGSRHLQYEMFYGGANIVTRGYAYRSYDWDRALGQVDGFLSGYDLGQAAA is encoded by the coding sequence ATGGTGAAGAACGGACAGATGCACCTCGACAGCCTGCGTGACGGCCGCGAGGTCCATATCGACGGCCAGCGTGTGCAAGACCATGTCGAGCACCCCGCATTCCGCCAGGCGATCCGCTCGGCCGCAGGGCTGTATGACTACCAGGCCCGCCCCGGCAACATCGAGCGCATGACCTTCAGGTCCCCGACCAGCGGCGACCAGGTCAGCCGCATGTGGCAACTGCCCACGTCGCACGCCGAGCTGGTGGAGCGCCGCAAGGCGCTGGAGGCCTGGGCCGAGCAGACCTGCGGTTTCCTGGGCCGTTCGCCGGACCATGTGGCCTCCTGCATCGGCGGCATGGTGATGGGACTGGACGTGTTCGAGCGCTACGACCCTCGGCGCGCCAAGGCCCTGCAGGGCTACTACGAATATGCCCGCGACAACGACCTGTATCTCACCTACGTGATCGTCAATCCGCAGGCCGATCGCGGCAAGGACGCCGGCCAGCAGGCCGACGGCCTGATCGCCAGCGTGGTGGACGAGGATGCGCAGGGCATCACGATCAAGGGCGCGAAGATGCTGGGCACGGCATCGCCCATGTCCAACGAAGTGTTCGTCGGCGCCATGCAGCCGCTGAAGCCGGGCGAGGAAAGCATGAGCTTTTCCGCCTGCATCCCGCTCAATGCCAAGGGCGTGAAATGCTTCTCGCGCAAATCTTTCGAGGCAGCCTCGACCTCGACCTTCGACAGCCCGCTGGCAAGCCGCTTCGACGAGAACGACGCCATCATCTACTTTGACGAAGTGAAGGTGCCGTGGGAGCGGGTGTTCGTGCACAACAACGTGCAGATGGCCCAGGCGCAATGGCATGTCGCTCCGACGCACCTGTACCAGAACTACCAGTGCCAGATCCGCTTCACGGTGAAGTCGCGCTTCCTGCTGGGCCTGGCCCGCAAGATCGCCGAGGTCAACGGCGTGATCAAGTTCCCGCAGGTGCAGGAGGCCCTGGGCCAGATCGCCGCGGAAGTGGCCATGGTCGAAGGCCTGCTCCATGGCATGGAGGTCGCCGGCACGCACCACGGCAGGTACTACGTGCCCAACCGCCAGATGCTGTATTCCGCGATGGTGATCACGCAGCAGCTCTACCCCAGGCTGATGACCCAGATCCGCGAACTGGCCGGCGGCGGCATGATCATGCTGCCGTCCTCCTTCCGCGACCTGCTCAGCCCCGAGATCGCGCCCTACATCGAAAAGACCCAGAAGTCCCCCGTGACCGACCATGTCGGCCGCGTCAAGCTGTTCAAGCTGGCGTGGGATGCCGTGGGCTCCGAGTTCGGCTCGCGCCATCTTCAGTACGAGATGTTCTACGGCGGCGCCAACATCGTGACGCGTGGCTACGCCTACCGCTCGTACGACTGGGATCGCGCGCTGGGCCAGGTGGACGGCTTCCTGTCCGGCTACGACCTCGGCCAGGCGGCGGCCTGA
- a CDS encoding ABC transporter substrate-binding protein, protein MACMVTASGQPAGEAPLKIGVLTDMSSLFADIGGQGSVTALRMAVEDFGGQVLGKPIEVVSADHQNKTDVAANKAREWFDVQGVDMITDLLPSSVALAVSDVGRQKNKVVIVNGGGSSKLTGEACSPNTVHYAYDTYALSTNTVNALLAQGLDSWFFLTVDYALGHSLEGDAVGAVKAGNGKVVGTARHPVNASDLASYLLQAQGSRAKVVALADAGGDFVNAVKQAGEFGLRKSGRQTLAGLHVFISDIHSLGLAQAQGMVLTTGFYWDQNEATRAWSRRFHEKTRRMPTMVQAGVYSSTMHYLKAVQASGTKDPQTVLARMRETPINDFFATNGRIQANGRMVHDMLLVEVKKPSQAREPWDYYRIKAVIPGASAFIAQEKSGCKL, encoded by the coding sequence ATGGCTTGCATGGTCACTGCATCCGGCCAGCCGGCCGGTGAAGCGCCGCTGAAGATCGGCGTGCTGACGGACATGAGCTCCCTGTTCGCCGACATCGGAGGCCAGGGTTCGGTGACGGCGTTGCGCATGGCCGTGGAGGATTTCGGCGGCCAGGTGCTGGGCAAGCCGATCGAGGTGGTTTCCGCCGATCACCAGAACAAGACCGACGTGGCGGCGAACAAGGCCCGCGAATGGTTTGACGTGCAGGGCGTGGACATGATCACGGACCTGCTGCCCTCATCCGTGGCGCTGGCGGTGTCCGACGTGGGCCGCCAGAAGAACAAGGTGGTCATCGTCAATGGCGGCGGTTCCTCCAAGCTGACGGGCGAAGCCTGTTCCCCGAACACGGTGCACTACGCCTATGACACCTACGCGCTGTCGACCAATACCGTCAACGCCCTGCTGGCGCAGGGGCTGGACAGCTGGTTCTTCCTGACCGTGGACTATGCCCTCGGCCACTCGCTGGAGGGGGATGCCGTCGGTGCCGTCAAGGCCGGCAACGGCAAGGTGGTGGGTACGGCGCGCCATCCCGTGAATGCATCGGACCTGGCTTCCTATCTGCTGCAGGCCCAGGGCTCCAGGGCCAAGGTGGTGGCATTGGCCGATGCAGGCGGCGATTTCGTCAACGCCGTGAAGCAGGCGGGTGAGTTCGGGCTGCGCAAGTCGGGCCGGCAGACGCTGGCCGGCCTGCACGTGTTCATCTCCGACATCCACAGCCTGGGACTTGCCCAGGCCCAGGGCATGGTCCTGACGACCGGCTTCTACTGGGACCAGAACGAGGCCACGCGTGCCTGGTCGCGCCGTTTCCACGAAAAGACCCGGCGCATGCCCACCATGGTGCAGGCAGGCGTGTACTCCTCGACGATGCACTACCTCAAGGCGGTGCAGGCCAGCGGCACCAAGGACCCGCAGACCGTGCTGGCCAGGATGCGCGAAACGCCCATCAACGATTTCTTCGCGACCAACGGCCGCATCCAGGCCAACGGCCGCATGGTCCACGACATGTTGCTCGTGGAGGTGAAGAAGCCTTCGCAGGCCAGGGAGCCCTGGGACTACTACCGCATCAAGGCCGTCATTCCCGGCGCATCCGCATTCATTGCGCAGGAAAAGAGCGGTTGCAAGCTCTGA
- a CDS encoding type IV pilin protein → MRNRLQGFTLIELMITVAVVAILSAIAYPSYQEYMLRSRRVEAQSLLGEAAARQERWRAQNGSYTSTVANLRLAWGDKSENGYYTLTVASVANDGGYTLTATRTASQTSDRRCGDYTLNALGVKGMSSGGSVGDCWR, encoded by the coding sequence GTGCGAAACAGGTTACAGGGATTCACGCTGATCGAGTTGATGATCACGGTGGCGGTCGTCGCCATTCTTTCCGCGATCGCCTATCCCTCCTATCAGGAGTACATGCTGCGCTCGCGGCGCGTGGAGGCCCAGAGTCTGCTCGGTGAAGCCGCCGCAAGGCAGGAGCGCTGGCGAGCGCAGAACGGCAGCTATACCTCCACGGTCGCCAACCTCAGGCTTGCCTGGGGAGACAAGTCGGAGAACGGCTACTACACCCTGACCGTGGCGTCCGTCGCCAACGACGGCGGCTATACGCTGACGGCCACGCGCACGGCAAGCCAGACCTCGGACAGGCGCTGCGGCGACTACACCTTGAACGCACTGGGTGTCAAGGGCATGTCTTCCGGTGGCTCGGTGGGTGACTGCTGGCGCTGA
- a CDS encoding pilus assembly protein produces MHAEGRLALWACLLAAGSAPALALGSADTVLSQTPLFVNQALAPLNMLVMGRDHKLYYEAYNDASDLDGDGVIEVGYKPDQIDYYGYFNSNVCYDYSGGVFTPSQPATGNRKKKCSNSWSGDFLNYLGTSRMDAIRRVLYGGMRVEDTASRTVLQAAYVPRDAHTWGKAYDPVRDGKVYSISDYAPLGRPASGTRHLFAVTTLSEAANVIPQLRVLNDSSFQIWDWVSQEGNAGQNNCNGKTANSCIRGSSRITDYNLRVQACSSTNAQLREATCKAYPNGGKTVYKPTGLLHDFGENAKMYFGLLTGSYEKNISGGVLRRNISNFAEEVDPQTGQFKSGVNGVVANIDRQRLIGYNGTNYGACGWITSGSISSLSRPSDCAMWGNPIGEMMFETMRYFSGAAQALGIYDYASGSSKDATLGLSRPVWEPPYKSKAEGGGGYQHCARPVMTVLSDINPSYDGKLPGSRYASVSANASALNGFNVSNEVSAIGAAEGMHGRNFFIGQSASNNADQAPSVKTIGDLSWARGLSPEEPSKEGTYYAAGVARFGASNAIFGNSEGRSALRTYSVAIASPLPEIRFPVGANRFVTIAPFAKTVSGSAGGSSVNNAVFTPTNQIVDYYVASIANTGKADADPSINGGRPYAEFRINYEDVEQGADHDMDAIARYTVALQADGKVKIDMVSEYAAGGLGQHMGYVISGTTKDGMYLEVRDKDTASAYYAYNTPPNRDPGYCRERISDPACANLGLTATRSFTPANVGDAGSFLKGPLWYAAKYGVPDRDPSKIKGDPDNYFLVTNAGTLKEQLTKAFNDILQNISSVTAVSVDMPTASMSEGADVYRTSFEAESWSGDVIREKLTTGSRTLAWSAAERLSERSADDRRIYYPSRTGGAVTLSPFTFSSLSGQPLDASWLEVLNTDPVTNTTDGQARKRIEFLRGQARDELRVRKLLANGKPNVLGDIVNSSLVRVKAGLYRASAADKLEGSSGYAAFAAGQASREMLYVGANDGMLHAFDAATGREEFAFIPSGVKDALHVLTSPKYGVDGASHRYFVDGTPVLSDVYFGNAWHRVLIGSLGAGGRQIFALDVTDPTAPRLLWEFGLEQDERMGYSLPTPVVARLNDSGQTKGRWVVFLSNGYQGLNSASGESSLFVLDISSGAVIRRFDLASGMTTAELNALPAPKNGLSRAAVVDNNGDGKVDMAYAGDLAGNMWRVDLASGASGSWDAQLFFVARDAGRGNGAGNRLPITAAPYVVRHPSGKGDVVAFGTGRFMTDDDKQDARRQTVFGVWDRYSTPAIDAPRSLPTAGKGRGDLQAQQFTQVSGFPGKFALSANPVTWYRDGSSTADSNVRTWGWYVDLPRDGERLVYDMSLYGRGLVFTSIRPMADPCSAGLASTIYAIDPNTGGKTDYVAFDVNKDGIFNASDNLAGQQVNGYEVGPGKPAISGAKIFDSSGKPSGAGGAGGGDDINSGVDRGRQNWRRQPPNP; encoded by the coding sequence ATGCATGCGGAAGGGAGGCTGGCGCTTTGGGCCTGCCTGCTCGCGGCGGGCAGTGCACCGGCCTTGGCGCTGGGCAGTGCGGATACCGTGCTTTCGCAGACGCCGCTGTTCGTGAACCAGGCCCTGGCCCCCCTGAACATGCTGGTGATGGGGCGTGATCACAAGCTGTACTACGAGGCGTACAACGACGCCTCCGACCTCGATGGCGACGGCGTGATCGAGGTGGGGTACAAGCCCGACCAGATCGACTACTACGGCTACTTCAACAGCAACGTCTGCTATGACTATTCGGGCGGCGTCTTCACGCCGTCACAGCCTGCCACGGGCAACAGGAAGAAAAAATGCTCCAACAGCTGGAGCGGCGACTTCCTGAACTACCTGGGCACCTCGCGCATGGACGCCATCCGTCGTGTGCTGTACGGCGGCATGCGTGTGGAGGACACGGCTTCGCGCACCGTGCTGCAGGCCGCCTATGTGCCCAGGGACGCACATACCTGGGGCAAGGCCTATGACCCCGTGCGCGATGGCAAGGTGTACAGCATCTCGGACTATGCGCCGCTGGGCCGGCCCGCCTCCGGTACGCGCCATTTGTTCGCGGTGACGACATTGAGCGAGGCTGCCAACGTCATCCCGCAACTGCGGGTGCTCAATGACTCCTCCTTCCAGATCTGGGATTGGGTGTCCCAGGAGGGCAATGCCGGCCAGAACAACTGCAACGGCAAGACCGCCAATTCCTGCATCCGGGGCAGCAGCAGGATCACGGACTACAACCTGCGTGTGCAAGCCTGCTCCAGCACCAATGCTCAGTTGCGTGAGGCCACTTGCAAAGCCTATCCCAATGGAGGCAAGACGGTCTACAAGCCTACGGGCCTGCTGCACGACTTTGGTGAAAACGCGAAGATGTACTTCGGTCTGCTCACGGGATCGTATGAGAAGAACATTTCCGGCGGCGTTCTGCGCCGCAACATCAGTAATTTCGCGGAGGAGGTGGATCCTCAGACGGGCCAGTTCAAGTCAGGTGTCAATGGCGTGGTCGCCAACATCGACCGACAGCGTCTGATCGGCTACAACGGCACCAACTATGGAGCTTGTGGCTGGATCACGTCTGGCTCCATCAGTTCGCTTTCCAGGCCATCGGACTGCGCCATGTGGGGCAACCCGATCGGCGAAATGATGTTCGAGACCATGCGCTACTTCAGCGGCGCTGCCCAGGCGCTCGGCATCTATGACTACGCAAGCGGGTCGTCCAAGGATGCCACGCTGGGCCTGTCCAGACCGGTCTGGGAGCCACCCTACAAGAGCAAGGCCGAGGGCGGTGGGGGCTACCAGCACTGCGCCCGCCCCGTGATGACGGTGCTCAGCGACATCAATCCCTCCTACGACGGCAAGCTGCCCGGCAGCCGTTATGCCAGTGTCAGCGCCAACGCCAGTGCCCTCAATGGTTTCAATGTCTCCAACGAAGTCTCGGCCATCGGGGCAGCCGAAGGCATGCACGGTCGGAACTTCTTCATCGGCCAGTCGGCATCGAACAATGCCGATCAGGCGCCATCGGTCAAGACCATTGGCGATCTGTCCTGGGCGCGCGGTCTGTCTCCCGAGGAACCCAGCAAGGAGGGTACCTACTATGCGGCCGGCGTGGCACGCTTTGGAGCCAGCAACGCCATATTCGGCAACAGCGAGGGCAGGAGCGCGCTGAGAACCTACTCAGTCGCCATTGCCTCGCCATTGCCGGAAATACGCTTTCCGGTGGGGGCGAACCGCTTTGTGACCATCGCACCGTTCGCAAAGACGGTCTCCGGCAGCGCGGGTGGCAGCTCCGTGAACAATGCAGTTTTCACGCCTACCAACCAGATCGTCGACTACTACGTGGCCAGCATCGCCAATACGGGCAAGGCGGATGCCGATCCCTCCATCAACGGTGGACGGCCCTATGCGGAGTTTCGCATCAACTACGAGGACGTGGAACAGGGAGCCGACCATGATATGGATGCCATCGCCCGCTATACCGTCGCACTGCAGGCAGATGGCAAGGTGAAGATCGACATGGTGTCCGAGTACGCGGCTGGCGGCCTAGGCCAGCACATGGGCTATGTGATCTCGGGTACCACCAAGGACGGCATGTACCTGGAAGTACGTGACAAAGACACCGCTTCGGCCTACTACGCCTACAACACCCCGCCCAATCGCGACCCTGGCTACTGCCGGGAACGCATCTCGGACCCTGCGTGTGCGAACCTGGGGCTCACGGCTACACGCAGCTTCACGCCTGCCAATGTGGGCGATGCAGGCAGCTTCCTCAAAGGGCCTCTGTGGTATGCCGCCAAGTACGGCGTTCCCGACCGGGACCCCTCCAAGATCAAGGGCGATCCGGACAACTATTTCCTGGTGACCAATGCCGGAACGCTAAAGGAGCAGTTGACCAAGGCATTCAACGACATCTTGCAGAACATCAGCTCCGTGACGGCGGTCAGCGTGGACATGCCCACAGCGTCCATGAGCGAGGGCGCCGACGTGTACCGGACCTCGTTCGAGGCCGAGTCCTGGAGCGGTGACGTGATCCGCGAGAAGCTCACCACCGGTTCCAGAACCCTTGCATGGAGCGCGGCGGAGCGTCTGTCGGAACGCTCCGCCGACGATCGCAGGATCTACTACCCCAGCAGGACCGGCGGTGCTGTGACACTCAGCCCCTTCACGTTCTCCAGCCTTAGTGGGCAGCCGTTGGATGCGTCCTGGCTGGAGGTGCTCAATACCGATCCGGTCACGAACACAACCGACGGACAGGCCAGAAAGCGCATTGAGTTCCTGCGCGGGCAAGCACGGGATGAACTGCGTGTACGAAAGCTGTTGGCCAACGGCAAGCCCAATGTGCTGGGTGACATCGTCAATTCCTCGTTGGTGCGCGTCAAGGCCGGTCTTTACCGGGCCTCCGCGGCAGACAAGCTGGAGGGCTCCTCGGGCTATGCGGCCTTTGCGGCGGGCCAGGCCTCCAGGGAAATGCTGTATGTCGGAGCCAACGATGGCATGCTGCACGCCTTCGATGCGGCCACGGGCAGGGAGGAGTTCGCCTTCATTCCGTCGGGCGTGAAAGATGCCCTCCATGTCCTGACATCGCCCAAGTACGGTGTCGACGGCGCTTCGCATCGCTATTTTGTCGACGGAACACCTGTACTGTCGGATGTCTATTTCGGCAACGCATGGCACAGGGTGCTGATCGGCAGCCTGGGTGCCGGCGGGCGGCAGATTTTCGCCCTGGATGTCACCGATCCGACCGCGCCTCGCCTGTTATGGGAGTTCGGCCTTGAACAGGACGAACGCATGGGCTATTCGTTGCCGACGCCTGTGGTTGCGCGGCTCAATGATTCCGGGCAGACCAAGGGCAGATGGGTCGTTTTTCTCTCCAACGGTTATCAGGGGCTGAACAGCGCATCCGGCGAGTCCAGCCTGTTCGTGCTGGACATCTCCAGCGGTGCGGTCATCAGGCGCTTCGATCTTGCATCAGGCATGACGACTGCGGAGCTGAATGCCTTGCCTGCGCCCAAGAACGGTCTGTCGCGCGCTGCCGTGGTGGACAACAATGGCGACGGCAAGGTGGACATGGCCTATGCCGGAGACCTGGCCGGCAATATGTGGCGTGTGGACCTGGCCAGCGGGGCCAGCGGCTCCTGGGATGCGCAACTGTTCTTCGTCGCCCGCGATGCCGGGCGTGGCAATGGCGCTGGAAACCGGCTGCCCATCACCGCCGCTCCCTACGTGGTGCGGCATCCCAGTGGCAAGGGGGACGTGGTGGCCTTCGGCACGGGCCGGTTCATGACAGACGACGACAAGCAGGATGCCCGCAGGCAGACGGTATTCGGTGTCTGGGACCGCTACAGCACGCCGGCCATCGATGCGCCCCGGTCGTTGCCCACGGCCGGCAAGGGGCGTGGCGATCTGCAGGCCCAGCAATTCACGCAGGTGAGCGGCTTTCCTGGAAAGTTCGCACTGTCGGCCAATCCCGTCACCTGGTACAGGGATGGCAGCAGCACTGCTGACTCCAATGTCCGGACCTGGGGCTGGTATGTCGATCTGCCGCGCGATGGCGAGAGGCTGGTCTATGACATGAGCCTGTATGGACGAGGCCTGGTCTTCACTTCCATACGGCCCATGGCGGACCCTTGTTCTGCGGGGTTGGCAAGCACGATCTACGCCATTGACCCCAACACTGGTGGCAAGACGGACTACGTCGCCTTCGATGTGAACAAGGACGGCATATTCAATGCGTCTGACAACCTGGCGGGCCAGCAGGTCAACGGATACGAAGTGGGGCCGGGCAAGCCCGCCATCAGCGGAGCGAAGATATTCGACTCCAGCGGCAAGCCAAGTGGCGCGGGAGGGGCGGGTGGCGGCGATGACATCAACAGCGGAGTGGACCGTGGCCGGCAGAACTGGCGCCGCCAGCCTCCCAACCCGTGA
- a CDS encoding pilus assembly PilX family protein → MPLRQRGNALLVSMIMLLLVLLLAVVGMRVVTMEARIAANMVENQRLYETADGSLREGERLLLAHAVALKPCNGADTPVAQGSGIPCFVSDARADPIGLNTDFMTTKAKAAGFRQPDGYWYPRYITTACPKSGSATSALDVPATGCTDFYEINAQATEKAQAQACGADALCLRSSVNMFIK, encoded by the coding sequence ATGCCCTTGCGTCAGCGCGGAAATGCGTTGCTGGTGTCCATGATCATGCTGCTGCTGGTGCTTTTGCTGGCGGTGGTCGGAATGCGGGTGGTCACGATGGAGGCGCGGATCGCGGCCAACATGGTGGAGAACCAGCGACTGTACGAAACCGCGGACGGCAGTTTGCGCGAAGGCGAGCGCCTGCTGCTGGCGCATGCCGTGGCACTCAAGCCCTGCAATGGCGCCGATACGCCGGTGGCCCAGGGCAGCGGCATCCCCTGCTTCGTGTCCGATGCACGGGCGGATCCGATAGGGCTGAACACGGACTTCATGACGACCAAGGCCAAGGCCGCAGGTTTTCGGCAGCCAGACGGGTACTGGTATCCGCGCTACATCACGACGGCCTGCCCCAAGTCGGGCAGTGCGACATCCGCACTGGATGTTCCTGCCACGGGGTGCACGGACTTCTATGAGATCAACGCCCAGGCCACGGAGAAGGCTCAGGCGCAGGCCTGCGGCGCTGACGCACTGTGTCTGAGATCCAGCGTCAACATGTTCATCAAATAG
- a CDS encoding prepilin-type N-terminal cleavage/methylation domain-containing protein, translated as MPMAPQAGLTLVELMVALAIGLFIVLIATTIYMQGLSSLVFRVGQSENLGNSRQALAALDAEFSKAGYRRDPAQSLLDAFPADPVPYPNGCQFGQGQAFYAVDLQTICMRFQPRDTAETDCAGTPANLGGAGPYDAPSPAPAPAVGAGMFVEKYTIENSTLVCKAVQQAVPLVDGVRAVHFEFGVDQQTSPGAIRRVDAFLATLPEAKESVRSLRYAILLESSGKVTQGMSSTVCDRWAALGGDTARCDANAGQLLQLATGTLSLRNLMP; from the coding sequence ATGCCCATGGCGCCGCAGGCAGGCCTGACTCTGGTGGAGCTCATGGTGGCTCTGGCCATTGGTCTGTTCATCGTGCTCATCGCCACCACGATCTATATGCAAGGGCTGTCCAGCCTGGTCTTTCGCGTGGGGCAGAGCGAGAACCTGGGCAACAGCCGGCAGGCCCTGGCAGCGCTGGACGCCGAATTCTCCAAGGCGGGCTACAGAAGAGATCCCGCGCAGTCTCTCCTGGATGCATTCCCAGCAGATCCCGTGCCGTACCCCAATGGCTGCCAGTTTGGCCAGGGCCAGGCGTTTTATGCGGTCGACCTGCAAACGATCTGCATGCGCTTTCAGCCCCGTGATACGGCGGAAACCGACTGCGCCGGCACGCCTGCCAACCTGGGGGGCGCCGGCCCCTATGACGCGCCGTCACCTGCCCCTGCTCCGGCGGTGGGCGCAGGAATGTTCGTTGAGAAATACACCATCGAAAACAGCACGCTGGTCTGCAAGGCGGTGCAGCAGGCGGTGCCGCTGGTGGATGGCGTGCGCGCGGTGCATTTCGAGTTCGGGGTCGATCAGCAGACAAGCCCTGGCGCGATACGGCGGGTGGATGCCTTCCTGGCCACGCTGCCGGAGGCGAAGGAGTCGGTCCGTTCCCTGCGCTATGCGATCTTGCTGGAAAGCTCGGGCAAGGTCACGCAGGGCATGTCGTCCACCGTCTGCGATCGCTGGGCCGCGCTGGGCGGTGACACCGCCCGGTGCGATGCCAATGCCGGCCAGCTGCTGCAACTGGCCACGGGCACTCTCAGCCTGAGGAACCTGATGCCATGA
- the pilV gene encoding type IV pilus modification protein PilV, which yields MLTPSKGTPMQVHSWSGRQSGVGLVEVLVAVLLVAVGLLGAVRVHMRSIEFTVDTERRQMASMLATELLETMRGDTAKVLNAKGLPVDQLAGYEKVAGSALPAAPATCLPLPVEPSQRLACWGERARQLVPELTADRITDSFTVNADASGVVTVTVAWPVKKGQCLDGTDNEFCAFTLRSRL from the coding sequence ATGCTTACTCCGTCAAAAGGGACGCCGATGCAGGTCCACTCATGGTCCGGCAGGCAAAGCGGTGTGGGCCTTGTCGAGGTGCTGGTGGCCGTCTTGCTTGTGGCCGTGGGGCTTTTGGGTGCAGTGCGCGTCCATATGCGTTCCATTGAATTCACCGTGGATACCGAGCGACGTCAGATGGCGTCCATGCTCGCCACCGAACTGCTGGAGACCATGCGTGGGGATACGGCCAAGGTCTTGAACGCCAAGGGCTTGCCGGTCGACCAGTTGGCGGGTTACGAGAAGGTGGCGGGTAGTGCCTTGCCTGCCGCACCTGCCACATGCCTGCCCCTGCCCGTGGAGCCCTCTCAGCGCCTGGCCTGCTGGGGCGAGCGTGCCAGGCAACTGGTGCCTGAGTTGACCGCGGACCGGATCACCGACTCCTTCACCGTGAATGCGGATGCCAGTGGCGTAGTGACGGTGACGGTCGCCTGGCCCGTGAAGAAGGGGCAATGCCTGGATGGAACCGACAATGAATTTTGTGCATTCACGCTGCGATCCCGGCTTTGA